The following are encoded in a window of Amphibacillus xylanus NBRC 15112 genomic DNA:
- the manA gene encoding mannose-6-phosphate isomerase, class I: MYSGPLFLRPSFHKRIWGGTRLNHYFRDQLPSDTIGEAWVISAHKNGPSQVLNQPFINQTLNDVWMNHPELFNRNKQQRDEAYPLLVKLLDAKHPLSVQVHPDDTYAQQIEGETFGKTECWYILEAEANAEIIFGHNAQSKKQFEQMARSGKWEQLFKKKSVKRGDFIYIPSGTLHAIGPGIILLEIQQNSDITYRVYDYDRADQSGKKRELHLEDSLKVISIPHHDPQHQQSQSIKDGLIQTRLITTPYFTVYHWRLDGISKLNQIADFIQVNVINGEANLTIDDHQFVIKKGDNFILPATIASFTLKGFAEFIVSHT; this comes from the coding sequence ATGTACAGTGGACCATTATTTTTACGACCTTCTTTTCACAAGCGGATCTGGGGTGGCACTAGGCTAAACCACTATTTCCGTGATCAGCTACCGAGTGATACAATTGGTGAAGCATGGGTGATTTCTGCTCATAAAAATGGCCCTAGCCAAGTACTTAATCAACCCTTTATTAATCAAACGCTTAATGACGTCTGGATGAATCATCCAGAGCTATTCAATCGAAACAAACAACAACGTGATGAGGCCTATCCACTACTTGTGAAATTACTCGATGCTAAGCATCCATTATCTGTTCAAGTTCACCCTGATGATACTTATGCCCAACAAATCGAGGGCGAAACCTTTGGCAAAACAGAGTGTTGGTATATCCTCGAAGCGGAGGCAAATGCTGAAATCATATTCGGTCATAACGCCCAATCAAAAAAGCAGTTTGAACAAATGGCTAGATCAGGAAAATGGGAGCAATTATTCAAAAAGAAATCCGTTAAGCGAGGGGATTTTATTTATATCCCAAGTGGGACACTCCATGCGATCGGTCCGGGTATTATCTTATTGGAAATTCAACAAAACTCTGATATCACTTATCGTGTCTATGATTATGATCGAGCAGATCAGAGTGGAAAGAAAAGAGAATTACATTTAGAAGATTCACTTAAAGTTATTTCTATACCACACCATGACCCACAACATCAACAATCACAATCGATCAAAGACGGATTAATTCAAACAAGATTAATCACAACTCCGTATTTTACCGTTTATCATTGGAGGCTAGATGGTATAAGTAAGCTAAATCAAATAGCTGATTTTATTCAAGTTAATGTGATTAATGGTGAAGCTAATCTCACCATCGATGATCACCAATTTGTCATTAAAAAGGGTGATAACTTTATTCTTCCCGCCACAATTGCAAGTTTTACTCTAAAAGGTTTTGCAGAATTTATTGTTTCTCACACTTAA
- the treR gene encoding trehalose operon repressor — protein MKRKYDLIYQSLVERIEREEWEVGELLPSENELKDAYQTSRETIRKALNLLSQKGYIQKVRGKGSVLIERNKFDFPVSGLVSFKEIIEKMDLDVKTHVEELELVKADQFLQDRLQIDKDDKVWRIIRVREFSGERVILDKDFLIADRVPDLTVDICQDSIYAYIEKELGLTISFAKKEITVEEPTEEDERLLDLEGYSHVVLIKNYVYLDDATLFQYTESRHRPDKFRFVDFARRLN, from the coding sequence ATGAAACGTAAATATGATCTGATTTACCAGTCCTTAGTTGAAAGAATTGAACGTGAGGAGTGGGAAGTAGGTGAACTACTCCCCTCAGAGAACGAGCTAAAGGATGCTTACCAAACATCTCGAGAAACGATTCGAAAAGCATTAAATCTTTTATCTCAAAAAGGCTATATTCAAAAGGTAAGAGGAAAAGGTTCAGTCTTAATTGAACGTAATAAATTTGATTTCCCTGTCTCTGGTTTAGTTAGTTTTAAAGAGATTATTGAGAAGATGGATTTAGATGTGAAGACGCATGTAGAGGAACTAGAGTTAGTTAAGGCTGATCAGTTCTTGCAGGATCGTCTACAGATTGATAAAGATGATAAAGTATGGCGTATCATTCGAGTTCGAGAATTCTCTGGTGAGCGGGTGATATTAGATAAAGATTTTTTAATTGCTGATCGAGTTCCAGACTTAACTGTTGATATTTGTCAGGATTCAATTTATGCCTATATAGAGAAAGAGCTAGGCTTAACGATTAGTTTTGCAAAGAAGGAAATCACCGTAGAAGAACCAACAGAAGAAGATGAACGATTACTTGACCTTGAGGGATATAGTCATGTTGTGTTAATCAAAAACTATGTCTATTTAGATGATGCAACTTTATTTCAGTATACAGAATCACGACATCGCCCAGATAAATTTCGTTTCGTAGATTTTGCCCGTCGACTTAATTAA
- a CDS encoding ABC transporter permease subunit, which produces MYLLIAIPIIIVITIFTLRFFTDINFSEQERIKANQLLADLNWRIPDFYYAEQDPTTELSDEDALLYELIDQAERERFTYSVSAYYEEWTDMNKAKQKIWDLLLQIAEIDPELRSVNIEDLQMEKPVIDWAVEYDVGTHDFSTDQNSLFVLFKSFDWLFSLPAIMLVIFFFCLSIFLEPNYSVFKFSQVLPLSYVKIMGNKLVIFFAIIGTYIGSTIIGSLLISIFDSASLKAQLNYPLVKIAEGEMITKPFWQVLLFQILFFIGLTLLSLVIVAVLAKLFHNELFITFIVGAVGLIGMQMTRLSSTAKITFNPFAWLDTANFIFFQRTDRIITVLAILFIVVVCLTYFVLLRNLRLPKLKRKAKYRGIRKLSKSFLLRYEWLKLNRQSILFYSTAIIVAFTLFSAIDSYQYLEVQTDQAYQDYVNERDRLRNQVDSYPEIIEAYQQHLDNPDTHPNDLIWLEQFLNMYKSEQQVAESKLAEIEAIEADFLSGDLSVLNKIEHRRLKDDYLFVARTGEVQSSSTIPIDHVIFMPNAYINYRLSEWKIENEIDFVPPGGPYKTLLIPGYEESPRSGEMQPPSGIDREVFDFYLAEVDKEHRYLSGLNLLADLFNEYFYLVIFILLIGFYSLSYVREWDGQGTIRYLLVQPISLKRTFKSKMLSSLTMGFCFVAITSLLVFVIGSLLNGVGQLNFPFVQYVSDSLGLASKEAFIEIPMTMKFFRIIPLWQLLLMGLGLLLTNIVMINQLVYYLSTFAKNQWAIMATSILILGAGYIFSIILPFDFQQFLPFLYLDIGRILTGETAILENYQYLNWCTGMIVQSLAALGLTLLSLRRLRKFND; this is translated from the coding sequence ATGTATTTACTAATAGCGATTCCGATTATAATTGTGATCACTATTTTTACACTTAGATTTTTTACTGATATAAATTTTTCAGAGCAAGAGCGAATTAAAGCAAATCAGCTATTAGCGGATTTGAATTGGCGTATCCCTGATTTTTACTATGCGGAGCAAGATCCGACTACTGAATTAAGTGATGAAGATGCCCTTCTGTATGAATTGATTGATCAAGCAGAGCGTGAACGCTTTACGTATAGTGTGTCTGCATATTATGAAGAGTGGACAGATATGAATAAAGCAAAGCAGAAAATATGGGATCTATTACTTCAGATAGCTGAGATCGATCCAGAGTTACGATCTGTCAATATAGAGGATTTACAGATGGAAAAGCCAGTTATTGATTGGGCTGTCGAGTATGATGTTGGTACGCACGACTTTTCAACTGATCAAAATAGTTTATTTGTCTTATTTAAGAGTTTTGATTGGCTTTTTAGTTTGCCAGCAATCATGCTAGTTATTTTCTTCTTTTGTTTGTCGATTTTTTTAGAGCCTAATTACTCGGTTTTTAAATTTTCACAAGTTTTACCTCTAAGTTATGTAAAAATTATGGGTAATAAGTTAGTTATATTTTTTGCGATTATTGGAACATACATTGGTTCTACGATTATAGGAAGCCTACTCATTTCTATATTTGATTCAGCCTCATTAAAAGCCCAGTTAAATTACCCTCTAGTTAAAATTGCTGAAGGAGAAATGATAACTAAACCTTTTTGGCAGGTATTGTTGTTTCAAATTTTATTTTTTATTGGTCTGACGTTACTTTCCTTAGTAATCGTAGCTGTATTAGCAAAGTTATTTCATAACGAACTATTTATCACATTTATTGTAGGTGCTGTTGGCTTGATTGGAATGCAAATGACACGTCTTAGCTCAACAGCAAAGATAACATTTAATCCATTTGCATGGCTCGATACAGCTAATTTTATCTTTTTTCAGCGAACTGACAGGATTATTACTGTACTTGCGATTCTCTTTATTGTCGTAGTCTGTTTAACATATTTCGTCTTATTAAGAAACCTCCGACTACCAAAATTGAAACGTAAGGCCAAGTATCGTGGCATTCGAAAATTATCAAAGAGTTTTTTATTACGTTATGAATGGTTAAAACTAAATAGGCAGTCAATTTTGTTTTATTCAACAGCAATTATTGTTGCCTTTACGTTATTTTCTGCAATTGATAGCTATCAATATTTAGAAGTTCAGACTGATCAAGCTTATCAAGATTATGTTAATGAACGAGATCGGTTAAGAAATCAGGTTGATAGTTACCCAGAAATCATTGAAGCCTATCAGCAGCACTTGGACAATCCTGATACACATCCAAATGATTTAATTTGGCTAGAGCAGTTCTTAAATATGTATAAATCAGAGCAGCAGGTAGCTGAATCTAAACTAGCTGAGATCGAGGCGATTGAAGCTGATTTTCTCTCGGGTGATTTATCAGTGCTAAATAAAATAGAGCACCGGCGCTTGAAAGATGATTATTTGTTTGTGGCTAGAACAGGTGAAGTTCAAAGTTCTTCTACAATTCCGATTGATCACGTAATCTTTATGCCGAATGCATATATAAACTATCGATTAAGTGAGTGGAAAATTGAAAATGAAATTGACTTTGTTCCACCGGGTGGGCCATACAAGACGTTATTAATTCCAGGTTATGAGGAATCGCCTCGAAGCGGTGAAATGCAACCACCTTCAGGAATTGATCGAGAGGTATTTGATTTTTATTTAGCCGAAGTGGACAAGGAACATCGTTATTTAAGTGGCCTAAACTTATTAGCTGATTTGTTTAATGAGTACTTTTATTTAGTAATTTTTATCTTGTTAATAGGTTTTTATAGTTTATCGTATGTAAGAGAGTGGGACGGTCAAGGGACGATTCGATATTTACTCGTTCAGCCGATTTCACTAAAACGAACCTTTAAGTCTAAAATGCTTTCTTCACTAACGATGGGCTTTTGCTTCGTTGCCATTACCAGTTTGTTAGTCTTTGTGATTGGTAGTTTATTAAATGGAGTTGGACAGCTCAATTTTCCATTTGTTCAATACGTCTCTGATTCATTAGGTCTTGCTAGTAAAGAAGCATTTATTGAAATTCCAATGACGATGAAGTTTTTCCGAATTATCCCGTTATGGCAACTACTATTAATGGGGTTAGGGTTATTACTAACAAATATAGTAATGATTAACCAGCTTGTATACTACTTATCAACCTTCGCCAAAAACCAATGGGCTATCATGGCGACAAGCATACTAATTTTAGGTGCTGGTTATATCTTTTCGATTATTTTACCATTTGATTTTCAACAGTTTTTACCGTTTTTATATTTAGATATTGGTCGAATTTTAACTGGTGAGACTGCGATATTAGAAAACTATCAATATTTAAATTGGTGCACTGGGATGATTGTCCAAAGTCTAGCAGCGCTTGGCTTAACTTTACTTAGCTTAAGAAGATTACGTAAGTTTAATGATTAA
- a CDS encoding BglG family transcription antiterminator translates to MSARLFSILRVLMANEKPVTSEYIAQLLNVTSRTIRDDIKILDRILQDFGANIQSIRGIGFQLIIDNDHEFRSFLNQKLNEQTVPNSPEERITYLIKRFLLADSYLKLDDLCEEMHISKSTIQNDLRSVKKIFKQYNLSLQQKPTYGLKLYGNEVKMRFALSEHIFDRSEPISKTTWIKQLAQITEISLEELEKVWSIIIKEIKVNQIYLSDIAINNLFIHIIIAYKRIKDGHYVSLIHQDLKEIKLQKEYQVALSIVRKTETILEIKFPDVEIAYITIHLLGTKMVKQSKLTETEFENILEKQTQVLTTKILDLIEAKMNLGIRHDQELIIGLGLHLKPAINRYKYGMNIRNPMLNDIKLNYPVAFEAAVMAGMVLDNEINVLIDENEIGYIALHIGAAIERKKLKTGPKKCFIVCASGLGSAHLIKYKLQSVLGSQIQVMGTTEFYQLKQIPFSEIDFIISSVPIQEKLPCPVIVVNTILSETDLDRIKTHLNKRTETINDYIKEEFVFLNQTFPTKESALQFLVNQIKTKMSLPDNYLDLIYEREEVAPTAYGNLVAIPHPITAQAKETFLTICTLQKPINWSNKRVQLICLLNVEKDGHKDLEIMYKGLIKVIEDPTIVQQLIQARNYSEFIKPLLQLYS, encoded by the coding sequence GTGAGTGCTCGATTGTTTTCAATTTTACGAGTATTAATGGCAAATGAGAAACCAGTAACTAGCGAATATATTGCTCAATTACTTAATGTAACGTCTCGTACAATTCGAGATGATATTAAGATACTTGATCGAATCTTACAAGATTTCGGAGCTAATATCCAATCAATCAGAGGGATTGGTTTTCAACTGATAATAGATAATGATCACGAATTTCGAAGTTTCCTAAATCAAAAGCTTAACGAGCAAACAGTACCTAATTCTCCCGAAGAGCGAATTACGTACTTAATTAAACGCTTCTTACTTGCTGATAGCTACTTAAAACTAGATGATCTCTGTGAAGAAATGCATATTAGCAAATCAACCATTCAAAATGATTTGCGATCAGTAAAAAAAATATTTAAGCAGTACAATCTTTCTCTTCAACAAAAACCAACCTATGGATTAAAACTCTATGGAAATGAAGTTAAAATGCGCTTTGCCCTATCGGAGCATATTTTCGACCGTAGTGAACCAATCTCTAAAACAACTTGGATTAAGCAACTTGCTCAAATTACAGAAATCAGCTTAGAAGAACTTGAAAAAGTCTGGTCAATCATCATTAAAGAAATTAAAGTAAATCAAATCTATCTTTCCGATATTGCGATAAATAATTTATTTATCCATATCATTATTGCCTATAAACGAATTAAAGACGGTCATTATGTTTCACTGATTCACCAAGATTTAAAGGAAATTAAATTACAGAAGGAATACCAAGTGGCGTTATCAATTGTTCGTAAAACTGAAACTATTTTAGAAATTAAATTCCCAGATGTAGAAATAGCGTATATTACGATTCACTTGCTCGGTACGAAAATGGTCAAGCAGTCGAAATTAACGGAGACTGAATTTGAAAACATTTTGGAAAAACAAACACAAGTATTAACGACGAAAATACTGGACTTAATAGAAGCAAAAATGAACTTAGGCATCCGCCACGATCAAGAGTTAATCATTGGTCTTGGGTTGCATTTAAAGCCAGCAATTAATCGATATAAGTACGGTATGAATATTAGAAATCCAATGTTAAATGATATTAAATTAAACTACCCTGTCGCCTTTGAGGCTGCTGTTATGGCAGGAATGGTGCTTGATAACGAAATTAATGTCTTAATTGATGAGAATGAAATTGGCTATATCGCCTTACACATTGGTGCAGCGATTGAACGAAAGAAGCTAAAAACAGGACCGAAAAAATGCTTTATCGTATGCGCATCAGGTCTTGGAAGCGCCCATTTAATTAAATATAAATTACAATCTGTTTTAGGTTCTCAAATTCAAGTAATGGGAACGACAGAATTTTATCAATTAAAACAGATTCCTTTTTCAGAGATTGACTTTATTATCAGCTCAGTGCCAATACAAGAAAAACTCCCTTGCCCTGTTATAGTCGTCAATACGATACTTTCAGAAACAGACCTAGATCGAATTAAAACTCATTTAAACAAAAGAACAGAGACAATTAACGATTATATTAAAGAAGAGTTTGTTTTCTTAAATCAAACATTCCCTACTAAGGAGAGCGCACTACAGTTTCTAGTTAATCAAATTAAAACAAAAATGAGTTTACCAGATAACTATTTGGATTTGATCTATGAGCGTGAAGAAGTTGCACCTACAGCCTATGGCAACTTGGTGGCAATCCCCCATCCAATTACTGCACAGGCAAAGGAAACTTTTTTAACGATTTGTACGCTACAAAAACCGATTAATTGGTCTAATAAACGCGTACAACTTATTTGCTTACTAAATGTTGAGAAAGACGGACATAAGGATTTAGAAATCATGTATAAAGGCCTAATTAAAGTTATTGAAGATCCAACGATTGTTCAACAGTTAATTCAAGCAAGAAATTACTCTGAATTTATAAAACCACTATTACAGCTATATTCTTAG
- a CDS encoding ABC transporter permease, with amino-acid sequence MTRANQLLADLSWRIPNYDNYIIDPIVEISEEMQVIYDLLDEAERERFNYSIAAFYEDWYDMNVAKQKIWDLLIQVQEHDPELRALSLEELHTEKHQLDWAVEYEVGKFDFDRDYNSLFVLYNSYNILFSLPAMMLIIFFFCLPIFLEPNRASFSYVKVLPISYPKIMGQKLKLFFSIIGTYIASSVGMSLILSLFSTVSLKAQLQFPVLTYTDAGVLSKPLWQMLLFKILFFIGLTLLSLIVVTLFAKLFNNELFISFIYTILILIGQQLTRLQPARLLTYNPVAWFNLNNYLLTQSTRSIMTALLLLFIVVSLLTGLVLLRPIHLPKWQRKLKFHGIKKLTNRFLFRFEWLKLHRQAILFYSTAILAAFTLYFAVNSYQDQTENAQETSERFFNQIAQYEAEIELNLEQELIHHDLLTIPDLPRSTEEDFKNYILMLQNERQELENKLSKLKDLEAEVLDNNYQGLSQIEFTDLENDYHFVTRTGTASSSQVIPVPDPIFIPNAYINYRLSEWKLEKGIDYVTPGGPYQTLFTPTYQESPRSGEDEPPAMVEKDVFDRYLAEVNKEHNTLSGLNLLADFFNHYYFVVLLILLVGFYSLSYVREWDGSGTIRYLLVQPISLKRTFTAKIVASLSMGICFTLLVGLITFIIGSLLNGVGQLEFPFIQYISYAAGNGKADQLIEIPMQLKYFRILPLWQWLLIGTGLLLSNLFFVNQVVYLVSTYLKNQWLVMAVSLCALGAGLLLAIIWPHEIHAFLPFHYLDISQIMTGKMATIHDYAYLNWWLGIIVQTVSGVILTVFALRRVRRNS; translated from the coding sequence ATGACGAGAGCGAATCAATTACTTGCTGATCTTAGCTGGAGAATTCCGAATTATGATAACTATATTATCGATCCGATCGTAGAGATTAGTGAAGAAATGCAAGTGATTTATGATTTACTTGATGAAGCAGAACGTGAACGCTTCAATTATAGTATTGCTGCATTTTATGAAGATTGGTATGACATGAATGTGGCGAAACAAAAAATATGGGACTTACTCATTCAAGTGCAAGAACATGACCCCGAGCTACGTGCACTCAGTTTGGAAGAACTACATACTGAAAAGCACCAACTAGATTGGGCCGTAGAGTATGAAGTTGGTAAGTTTGATTTTGATCGAGACTATAATAGTTTATTTGTCTTGTACAATAGTTACAATATTCTCTTTAGTTTACCGGCAATGATGTTGATTATCTTTTTCTTCTGTTTACCAATCTTTTTAGAGCCGAATCGAGCATCTTTTAGTTATGTTAAAGTATTGCCGATTTCTTACCCGAAAATTATGGGGCAGAAGTTAAAATTGTTTTTCTCGATTATTGGAACATATATTGCTTCATCAGTTGGAATGAGCCTAATACTCTCACTGTTTAGTACAGTTTCACTTAAGGCGCAGCTACAATTTCCGGTGCTGACTTATACCGATGCGGGAGTTTTATCTAAGCCGTTGTGGCAAATGCTACTGTTTAAAATACTGTTCTTTATTGGTCTTACATTGTTGTCTTTAATTGTCGTAACACTTTTTGCGAAGCTATTTAATAATGAGTTGTTTATTAGTTTTATCTATACGATATTAATCTTAATTGGTCAACAACTCACCAGACTACAACCAGCTCGGCTGTTAACTTATAATCCAGTTGCTTGGTTTAATTTAAATAACTATTTGTTAACTCAGTCGACAAGATCAATTATGACTGCGTTACTGTTATTATTTATTGTGGTCAGCTTGTTGACAGGGCTTGTTTTATTAAGGCCAATTCACTTACCGAAGTGGCAACGTAAACTTAAGTTTCACGGTATAAAGAAGCTTACAAACAGATTTTTGTTCCGTTTTGAATGGTTGAAGTTACATCGTCAGGCAATATTGTTTTATTCAACGGCTATTTTAGCAGCGTTTACGCTATATTTTGCTGTGAATAGCTATCAGGATCAGACTGAAAATGCCCAAGAAACTTCTGAGCGTTTCTTTAATCAAATAGCTCAATATGAAGCGGAAATTGAACTTAATCTAGAACAAGAATTAATTCATCATGATTTACTAACAATCCCTGATCTTCCTCGCTCTACGGAAGAGGATTTTAAGAACTATATTTTAATGCTTCAAAATGAACGTCAAGAACTAGAAAATAAACTGTCTAAATTAAAGGATCTCGAAGCCGAAGTTCTCGATAATAATTATCAGGGTTTATCACAAATAGAATTTACTGACTTAGAAAATGATTATCACTTTGTAACTCGGACTGGGACTGCTAGCTCTTCTCAGGTTATCCCGGTTCCAGATCCGATTTTTATTCCAAATGCGTATATTAATTATCGTTTAAGCGAATGGAAACTCGAGAAGGGGATCGATTATGTTACGCCAGGCGGACCTTATCAAACTTTGTTTACACCTACGTATCAAGAATCGCCTCGAAGTGGGGAAGATGAACCGCCAGCAATGGTAGAGAAGGATGTCTTCGATCGTTATTTAGCAGAGGTAAATAAAGAGCATAATACATTAAGTGGTCTGAATTTACTGGCTGATTTCTTTAACCACTATTATTTCGTTGTCCTGCTCATTTTACTGGTTGGTTTTTATAGCTTAAGCTATGTCCGTGAATGGGATGGTAGTGGAACAATTCGTTACTTATTAGTCCAGCCTATTTCATTAAAAAGGACTTTTACTGCTAAAATTGTCGCATCATTAAGTATGGGAATTTGTTTTACACTTTTAGTTGGTTTAATCACGTTTATAATTGGCAGTTTATTAAATGGTGTCGGACAATTAGAGTTCCCGTTTATTCAGTATATTTCATATGCTGCAGGTAATGGGAAAGCCGATCAATTAATAGAAATTCCGATGCAACTTAAATATTTCAGAATTCTACCATTATGGCAATGGCTGTTGATTGGAACAGGCTTACTATTGTCTAATCTGTTCTTTGTTAATCAAGTTGTTTACCTAGTTTCTACGTACTTGAAAAATCAATGGTTAGTAATGGCAGTCTCATTATGTGCTCTTGGCGCTGGGTTACTGTTAGCAATTATTTGGCCACATGAAATCCATGCCTTCTTACCATTTCATTATTTAGATATTAGTCAAATCATGACAGGTAAAATGGCGACCATTCATGATTACGCGTATTTAAATTGGTGGTTAGGAATAATCGTTCAAACGGTATCAGGCGTAATTTTAACAGTGTTTGCTTTAAGACGAGTTCGTCGAAACAGTTGA
- a CDS encoding ABC transporter ATP-binding protein: MISVQGLTKSYHDKKVLADINFEIGQGEIAGLVGPNGVGKTTLLSCMMGLIKADSGTVTMADELFTKTDMYKKVGFMQDNSVLYPHLTGYDHLSYVAYAQNLSLDAVEEVSKHVGNDSYLYQKVGEYSLGMKQHLLFASAIIHKPKVLLLDEPFNGLDPTSLIRIREIIRELAAQGTTVLLSSHNLNELDRMTRHIYFLKDGEIIYRDLADHHNFSYVLTVTKQPVGQQYEDIQVEVINDTQFIVDKANLNQAISLLNQDDNPIVDIERTQFSSENLYREIYQEV; encoded by the coding sequence ATGATTTCGGTACAAGGTTTAACCAAAAGTTATCATGATAAGAAAGTATTGGCGGATATTAACTTTGAAATTGGTCAAGGTGAGATTGCAGGTCTAGTTGGTCCAAATGGTGTTGGTAAAACGACACTCCTATCTTGTATGATGGGCTTAATCAAGGCTGATAGTGGAACTGTTACGATGGCTGATGAACTATTTACAAAAACAGACATGTATAAGAAGGTCGGCTTTATGCAGGACAATAGTGTCTTATATCCCCACTTAACGGGCTATGACCACTTATCGTATGTGGCCTATGCACAGAATTTGAGTTTAGATGCAGTGGAGGAAGTATCAAAGCATGTCGGTAATGATAGTTATCTGTATCAGAAGGTTGGAGAGTACTCTTTAGGAATGAAACAGCATCTGTTATTTGCTTCAGCTATTATTCATAAGCCTAAAGTGTTATTACTCGATGAACCATTTAATGGTCTTGATCCTACTAGTTTAATAAGAATTAGAGAGATTATTCGTGAACTAGCAGCTCAAGGGACGACAGTTCTACTTTCATCACATAATTTAAATGAGCTTGATCGTATGACACGTCATATTTACTTTTTAAAAGACGGCGAAATTATTTATCGAGATCTCGCTGATCATCATAATTTTTCTTACGTATTGACTGTTACAAAACAACCAGTAGGACAGCAATATGAAGACATTCAAGTTGAGGTTATTAATGATACACAGTTTATTGTTGATAAAGCAAATTTAAATCAAGCGATTAGCCTTTTAAATCAAGACGATAACCCAATTGTCGATATTGAACGGACACAATTTAGTAGTGAAAATCTCTATCGCGAAATTTATCAGGAAGTTTAG